In Mytilus edulis chromosome 6, xbMytEdul2.2, whole genome shotgun sequence, the following proteins share a genomic window:
- the LOC139528948 gene encoding uncharacterized protein, whose amino-acid sequence MASSSSSVVSGSWLTNYARIGHAAQQLFPDILQELITIKEPPQRLSHDVNTNWYLSKHLGSGEWSMINDVVKKGYTNFDIPLIYKLVRNLKLVLPPTQGWDHSSAPCLTEVTTGDDLERIRRLRNEILHRGNAQVTDTELSQFFTQFKDIAGRLETYMGKQTGEFVDKFTYLETCCMDEETSNMYIRRLESLKKRDEDCQKRLHAVEEDVDALKKKE is encoded by the coding sequence ATGGCAAGTTCGTCTTCATCCGTAGTGTCTGGGTCATGGCTAACGAATTATGCAAGAATAGGACATGCAGCACAGCAACTGTTCCCAGACATTCTCCAGGAGCTTATTACAATTAAAGAACCTCCACAAAGGTTATCCCATGATGTCAACACAAACTGGTACCTGTCAAAACATTTAGGATCAGGTGAATGGTCAATGATAAATGATGTTGTGAAAAAGGGGTATACAAACTTTGATATACCTCTTATTTATAAACTTGTAAGAAATTTGAAATTGGTTCTACCACCTACGCAAGGATGGGACCATTCTTCTGCACCCTGCCTAACAGAAGTCACAACAGGGGATGACCTTGAAAGAATACGGAGATTAAGAAATGAAATCCTTCACAGAGGTAATGCACAAGTAACAGACACAGAATTATCACAGTTTTTTACACAGTTTAAGGACATTGCAGGCAGACTAGAGACTTACATGGGAAAACAAACAGGAGAGTTTGTGGACAAGTTTACTTATTTAGAAACATGCTGCATGGATGAGGAAACAAGTAACATGTATATAAGGAGACTAGAAAGTTTAAAGAAAAGGGATGAAGATTGTCAGAAAAGATTACATGCAGTTGAAGAAGATGTTgatgcattgaaaaaaaaagagtaa